A window from Telopea speciosissima isolate NSW1024214 ecotype Mountain lineage chromosome 8, Tspe_v1, whole genome shotgun sequence encodes these proteins:
- the LOC122670361 gene encoding beta-carotene isomerase D27, chloroplastic isoform X2 has product MKLLALCHPPNFCSPPQYSLRSKFQQKNTSFCVSCSSIGSESGKVTTTSSKAEYKPGIIDNLLLTLFRKKMVAEVEWDSEKPGYDGLIEVVNCLMMKGQTNSETQESAVRILKSLFPPLLLELFKMLIAPLGSGKIAAMMVARVTALSCQWLMGTCKVNAIDLPDGSSCRSGTFFKDYMGVPLLMEPNFSDYSCQFQFGVLPPQPSEDKTLKEPCLEMCPNAFQHQGRGVLRDEAQCSKVN; this is encoded by the exons aTGAAGCTTCTCGCCCTTTGTCATCCCCCAAACTTCTGTTCCCCTCCACAGTATTCCCTTCGAAGCAAATTTCAGCAGAAAAATACTAGCTTCTGCGTGTCATGCTCTTCAATTGGATCCGAATCG GGTAAGGTCACAACCACATCTTCGAAAGCTGAATACAAGCCAGGCATTATCGATAACTTGCTTCTTACTTTGTTCCGGAAAAAGATGGTGGCG GAGGTTGAGTGGGATTCTGAGAAGCCTGGATATGATGGACTCATTGAAGTGGTAAACTGTCTTATGATGAAAGGCCAAACCAATTCTGAAACTCAGGAATCAGCG GTACGAATTTTGAAATCACTGTTTCCTCCGTTATTATTAGAGCTTTTTAAAATGCTAATAGCACCTTTAGGTAGCGGAAAAATTGCTGCTATGATGGTTG CAAGGGTAACTGCACTCTCTTGCCAATGGCTCATGGGTACATGCAAGGTTAACGCCATTGATCTTCCTGATGGATCATCTTGTAGAAGCGGG ACTTTCTTCAAGGACTACATGGGTGTTCCTTTACTGATGGAACCTAATTTCAGTGACTATAGCTGTCAG TTCCAGTTTGGAGTTCTTCCTCCTCAGCCATCAGAGGATAAGACCCTCAAGGAGCCTTGCTTGGAAATGTGCCCAAATGCTTTTCAGCATCAAGGCAGAGGAGTTCTCAGAGATGAAGCACAATGCTCAAAGGTAAACtga
- the LOC122670361 gene encoding beta-carotene isomerase D27, chloroplastic isoform X1 gives MKLLALCHPPNFCSPPQYSLRSKFQQKNTSFCVSCSSIGSESGKVTTTSSKAEYKPGIIDNLLLTLFRKKMVAEVEWDSEKPGYDGLIEVVNCLMMKGQTNSETQESAVRILKSLFPPLLLELFKMLIAPLGSGKIAAMMVARVTALSCQWLMGTCKVNAIDLPDGSSCRSGVLIEKCKYLEESKCVAICINTCKLPTQTFFKDYMGVPLLMEPNFSDYSCQFQFGVLPPQPSEDKTLKEPCLEMCPNAFQHQGRGVLRDEAQCSKVN, from the exons aTGAAGCTTCTCGCCCTTTGTCATCCCCCAAACTTCTGTTCCCCTCCACAGTATTCCCTTCGAAGCAAATTTCAGCAGAAAAATACTAGCTTCTGCGTGTCATGCTCTTCAATTGGATCCGAATCG GGTAAGGTCACAACCACATCTTCGAAAGCTGAATACAAGCCAGGCATTATCGATAACTTGCTTCTTACTTTGTTCCGGAAAAAGATGGTGGCG GAGGTTGAGTGGGATTCTGAGAAGCCTGGATATGATGGACTCATTGAAGTGGTAAACTGTCTTATGATGAAAGGCCAAACCAATTCTGAAACTCAGGAATCAGCG GTACGAATTTTGAAATCACTGTTTCCTCCGTTATTATTAGAGCTTTTTAAAATGCTAATAGCACCTTTAGGTAGCGGAAAAATTGCTGCTATGATGGTTG CAAGGGTAACTGCACTCTCTTGCCAATGGCTCATGGGTACATGCAAGGTTAACGCCATTGATCTTCCTGATGGATCATCTTGTAGAAGCGGG GTGTTGATAGAAAAATGcaaatatttggaagaaagcaAATGTGTAGCAATTTGTATAAATACATGTAAACTGCCAACACAG ACTTTCTTCAAGGACTACATGGGTGTTCCTTTACTGATGGAACCTAATTTCAGTGACTATAGCTGTCAG TTCCAGTTTGGAGTTCTTCCTCCTCAGCCATCAGAGGATAAGACCCTCAAGGAGCCTTGCTTGGAAATGTGCCCAAATGCTTTTCAGCATCAAGGCAGAGGAGTTCTCAGAGATGAAGCACAATGCTCAAAGGTAAACtga
- the LOC122670360 gene encoding pentatricopeptide repeat-containing protein At4g01990, mitochondrial-like, giving the protein MEMGKKACSSILWRATSSMRRLSTATVTKTSSSAVKDKETSLYRRLSALGGSDGKVTDTLNEWVSEGKAVRRFEIIGYINQLRKYKKYEHAIQLLDWIEKRGRKLTHGDHAIRIDLLSKVKGVANAEQYFNSLKESSKTKETYGALLNCYCQEKMADKVMALFKEMERLKFVSTLAYKNLMCLRLSLGEHKKVHQLAQEMKQKNIPRDVFVYNTLMNSYSSLKDIEGVERVMKEMNAEGIQIDWATYANLATIYVKAGQFDKANSALTELEKMDNLRDREAFLALISLYAQTSNSLGVNRVWKSLKSAFPKTINSSYLIMLRALSRLGDMDALKKCYEEWESACSIYDIRLANVLIDAYLKQGMIKDAELVGERIKKRGAKPDFRNLEMFMTFYLKNQQPDLALKYVDIAASNVKAEKSDWKLSQETLNLFLKCFEEKKNVDGVEKFYNSLKQVDCVNTKLYDSLLRTYIAAGRIDSQMHKRIKDDGIEMSSETKKLLERVCCPS; this is encoded by the exons atggAAATGGGGAAGAAAGCTTGCAGCAGCATTTTGTGGAGAGCAACATCGTCGATGAGAAGGTTATCGACAGCGACAGTGACAAAGACATCGTCGTCTGCGGTCAAAGATAAAGAGACTTCTCTGTATCGTCGATTGTCTGCTCTGGGCGGCAGCGATGGTAAAGTGACCGATACTCTTAACGAATGGGTAAGCGAGGGCAAAGCTGTTCGGAGGTTTGAGATCATCGGTTACATCAATCAGCTCCGCAAGTACAAGAAATACGAGCACGCCATCCAG CTGTTGGACTGGATAGAGAAGAGGGGTAGGAAGTTGACGCATGGAGACCATGCAATACGTATAGATCTTCTATCAAAAGTCAAGGGAGTAGCTAATGCTGAACAATATTTTAACAGTCTTaaggaatcttcaaaaaccaaggaaaCCTATGGAGCACTCCTAAACTGTTACTGCCAGGAGAAAATGGCTGATAAGGTGATGGCCCTATTCAAGGAGATGGAAAGACTGAAGTTTGTTTCTACTTTAGCCTACAAAAATCTCATGTGCTTACGCTTGAGTTTGGGTGAGCATAAGAAGGTCCACCAACTAGCACAAGAAATGAAGCAGAAGAATATACCACGAGATGTTTTTGTGTATAATACATTGATGAACAGCTATTCCTCTTTAAAAGACATTGAAGGAGTGGAAAGAGTTATGAAGGAGATGAATGCAGAGGGGATCCAAATTGACTGGGCCACTTATGCTAACCTAGCAACAATATATGTTAAAGCAGGACAATTTGACAAGGCCAATTCAGCTCTTACAGAGCTTGAGAAAATGGATAACCTTCGCGATCGTGAAGCATTCCTTGCTCTCATTAGCTTATATGCACAGACTTCTAATTCACTGGGGGTCAATCGGGTTTGGAAGTCTCTAAAGTCAGCCTTCCCAAAGACCATCAACAGTAGTTATCTGATCATGCTTCGGGCTCTCTCCAGATTGGGAGATATGGATGCCCTTAAGAAGTGCTATGAGGAATGGGAATCTGCTTGCTCAATCTATGACATCCGGTTGGCAAATGTCCTTATAGATGCTTACCTcaaacaaggtatgatcaaaGATGCTGAGTTAGTTGGTGAAAGGATCAAGAAAAGGGGTGCCAAGCCTGACTTCAGGAACTTAGAGATGTTCATgactttttatttgaaaaaccaGCAGCCTGATTTGGCGCTAAAATATGTGGACATTGCTGCTTCTAATGTGAAAGCTGAAAAGAGTGATTGGAAGTTGAGCCAAGAAACTTTAAATTTGTTTCTTAAGTgttttgaggagaagaagaatgttgATGGTGTAGAGAAGTTCTACAACAGCTTGAAGCAAGTTGACTGTGTTAATACAAAACTCTATGACTCTCTGCTTCGTACTTATATTGCTGCTGGTAGAATTGATTCCCAGATGCATAAGAGGATAAAAGATGATGGGATTGAGATGAGTTCTGAGACAAAGAAGTTGCTTGAGAGGGTCTGCTGCCCATCTTAG
- the LOC122638350 gene encoding pentatricopeptide repeat-containing protein At1g60770-like has product MQRNPRPVLLWVKEVTTTRRLSTVTSSNQTKPSIGAGILKGSKEASSLYHRITALGSNSAGVIQTLDQWVNVERKTLCTYDITCFINQLRKYKQFNHALQLLEWLEKKGVWLSRSHNAKKIDLLYRTKDIMSAEKYFTGLPNPAKNEYTYAALLNCYCREKIIDKAMELVKKMRELNFDATTFAYNSLMTLYMKLGEPEKVPLLAQEMKERQIVPDLCSYHLLMSSYASLKDTEGMERVVEEMNAGGKIEPQWSVYANLASMYIASGLFEKAELALKEIERRKKSMDRLAFHFLLSMYASIGKASEVSRVWETLKSAFPRTTNLSYLTMLQTLARLNDLDGLRNCFKEWESNCLTYDIRLVNVVILAYLKRERIEEAKLLIEGAISRGSKPNSATFMMFVDFYMKNKCMDLALKFLRKAILDVEEHEWQLYQERAHQIMKQFENEIDVGSTEELQKILEQAKLLQRRL; this is encoded by the exons atgCAAAGGAACCCTAGGCCTGTGTTACTGTGGGTTAAGGAGGTGACGACGACGAGAAGACTGTCTACAGTAACGTCTTCGAATCAGACTAAGCCGTCAATCGGGGCTGGCATTCTAAAAGGATCGAAagaggcttcttctctgtatcaccGAATCACAGCTTTGGGCTCCAACAGCGCAGGCGTGATCCAGACACTGGACCAGTGGGTGAACGTTGAGCGCAAGACCCTGTGTACTTACGATATCACCTGCTTCATCAATCAGCTTCGCAAGTACAAGCAATTCAATCACGCCCTCCAG CTATTGGAATGGTTGGAAAAGAAAGGTGTTTGGTTATCACGAAGTCACAATGCAAAGAAAATAGATCTCCTATACAGAACCAAGGATATTATGTCAGCAGAGAAATATTTTACGGGGCTCCCAAACCCTGCAAAGAACGAGTACACTTATGCGGCACTTCTGAACTGTTATTGTAGAGAGAAAATAATTGATAAGGCAATGGAACTTGTCAAGAAGATGAGGGAACTAAACTTCGATGCAACAACTTTTGCATATAACAGTCTGATGACCCTATACATGAAGTTGGGTGAACCTGAGAAGGTTCCCCTTCTGGCACAAGAGATGAAGGAGAGACAAATAGTGCCAGATCTTTGTAGTTATCATTTGTTGATGAGTAGTTATGCTTCTTTGAAAGATACTGAAGGAATGGAGAGAGTTGTGGAGGAGATGAATGCAGGGGGAAAGATTGAACCTCAGTGGTCTGTGTACGCCAATCTGGCTTCCATGTACATTGCATCCGGCCTATTTGAGAAGGCTGAGTTGGCTCTTAAAGAgattgagagaagaaaaaaaagtatggaTCGACTTGCCTTTCATTTCCTCCTTAGCATGTATGCTAGTATTGGCAAAGCAAGTGAGGTTAGTCGCGTGTGGGAAACTTTAAAATCTGCATTTCCAAGGACTACCAACCTTAGCTATCTCACAATGCTTCAAACCCTTGCAAGACTGAATGATCTGGATGGACTCAGAAATTGCTTCAAGGAATGGGAGTCAAACTGCTTGACCTATGACATTCGGTTGGTCAATGTTGTCATACTTGCTTACCTTAAGCGGGAAAGGATTGAGGAAGCTAAATTACTTATTGAAGGTGCCATAAGTAGAGGATCGAAGCCCAACTCTGCAACTTTCATGATGTTTGTAGATTTCTATATGAAAAACAAATGTATGGATTTGGCACTGAAGTTTTTGAGGAAAGCTATTCTAGATGTGGAGGAGCATGAATGGCAGCTGTACCAAGAAAGAGCACATCAGATTATGAAGCAATTTGAGAATGAAATTGATGTTGGTAGCACTGAGGAGCTCCAGAAGATCTTGGAGCAGGCTAAGCTTTTGCAGAGAAGACTTTGA
- the LOC122670464 gene encoding peptidyl-prolyl cis-trans isomerase CYP21-4-like isoform X1, translated as MARIKPQTLLLQSKKKKGPTRISVTTIITCNLIVVLILLCLVATYRHWSQRSRNQQEEHDLPNLLDEDPKKIDKFDLPGFAIINTSKGLITVELYKDGSPEIVDKFIDLCQKGHFKGMPFHRVIKHYVIQGGDHQRVGSAEDWTSKGKPGNQFTISPKHEAFMLGTSKTKPDSKGFELFITTAPIPDLNDKLIVFGRVIKGEDVVQEIEEVDTDEHYQPKSPIGIINVTLKREI; from the exons ATGGCGAGGATCAAACCTCAAACATTGCTACTTCAGAGTAAAAAGAAGAAGGGCCCTACTCGCATTAGTGTCACTACTATTATTACTTGCAACTTGATTGTTGTGTTGATCTTGTTATGCTTGGTTGCTACCTATAGGCATTGGTCTCAAAG GTCCAGGAACCAACAAGAAGAGCATGACTTGCCAAATCTTCTG GATGaggatccaaaaaaaattgataaatttGATCTTCCTGGTTTCGCT ATTATAAATACCTCAAAAGGTTTGATTACGGTGGAGCTTTACAAGGACGGTTCTCCTGAGATTGTGGATAAATTCATCGACTTGTG TCAAAAGGGGCACTTCAAGGGGATGCCTTTCCATCGTGTAATAAAGCACTACGTGATTCAAGGGGGAGACCATCAAAGAGTAGGATCTGCAGAAGATTGGACATCGAAAGGAAAACCTGGCAATCAATTTACAATAAG CCCCAAGCATGAGGCTTTTATGCTTGGAACTTCAAAGACTAAACCGGATAGCAAAGGATTTGAGCTTTTTATTACAACTGCACCGATTCCAGATTTAAATGATAAGCTCATTGTGTTTGGACGGGTGATCAAAGGAGAGGATGTTGTTCAG GAAATTGAAGAGGTGGATACTGATGAACACTACCAACCTAAGTCCCCTATAGGGATCATCAATGTTACTTTGAAGCGGGAGATTTAA
- the LOC122670464 gene encoding peptidyl-prolyl cis-trans isomerase CYP21-4-like isoform X2, whose product MARIKPQTLLLQSKKKKGPTRISVTTIITCNLIVVLILLCLVATYRHWSQRSRNQQEEHDLPNLLIINTSKGLITVELYKDGSPEIVDKFIDLCQKGHFKGMPFHRVIKHYVIQGGDHQRVGSAEDWTSKGKPGNQFTISPKHEAFMLGTSKTKPDSKGFELFITTAPIPDLNDKLIVFGRVIKGEDVVQEIEEVDTDEHYQPKSPIGIINVTLKREI is encoded by the exons ATGGCGAGGATCAAACCTCAAACATTGCTACTTCAGAGTAAAAAGAAGAAGGGCCCTACTCGCATTAGTGTCACTACTATTATTACTTGCAACTTGATTGTTGTGTTGATCTTGTTATGCTTGGTTGCTACCTATAGGCATTGGTCTCAAAG GTCCAGGAACCAACAAGAAGAGCATGACTTGCCAAATCTTCTG ATTATAAATACCTCAAAAGGTTTGATTACGGTGGAGCTTTACAAGGACGGTTCTCCTGAGATTGTGGATAAATTCATCGACTTGTG TCAAAAGGGGCACTTCAAGGGGATGCCTTTCCATCGTGTAATAAAGCACTACGTGATTCAAGGGGGAGACCATCAAAGAGTAGGATCTGCAGAAGATTGGACATCGAAAGGAAAACCTGGCAATCAATTTACAATAAG CCCCAAGCATGAGGCTTTTATGCTTGGAACTTCAAAGACTAAACCGGATAGCAAAGGATTTGAGCTTTTTATTACAACTGCACCGATTCCAGATTTAAATGATAAGCTCATTGTGTTTGGACGGGTGATCAAAGGAGAGGATGTTGTTCAG GAAATTGAAGAGGTGGATACTGATGAACACTACCAACCTAAGTCCCCTATAGGGATCATCAATGTTACTTTGAAGCGGGAGATTTAA